CGCGTCCCTCGGCGACTTCCTTTCTCCGGGCGACCTGCTGGTGCTCAACGATTCCAAGGTGATCCCGGCGCGCCTGGAGGGGCGCAAGGACAGTGGCGGGCGCGCGACGGTGCTCCTGGTGGAGCCGTTCGACGCGGAGCAGGGACTCTGGCTCGCCCTCGTGGACGCCTCCAAGAAGCCGCGGCTGGGGAGCCGCATCCTCTTCTCCGACAAGGTCGAGGCGACCGTGCTCGGCGATCTCGGCGCGGGCCGCTACGGCCTCCGCTTCGAGCACCCCGGCGTATTCACCGACATGCTCGAAGAGATCGGCGCGCCGCCTCTGCCGCACTACATCGAAAGGCTGCGGCGCGTGGAGGAAAAGGACCGGGAGAGCTACCAGACGGTCTATGCCGCCGCGCCGGGCTCGGTGGCCGCGCCCACCGCCGGGCTTCACTTTACGCGTGAACTGTTGGAGGAGCTTGCCGGCGGCGGCATCGACAACGTGACCGTGACCCTGCACGTGGGCCTGGGCACGTTCCGTCCGGTGCGCGAGGCCGTGGTGGAGAACCACCGCATGGACGGAGAGTGGTACACTTTGAGCGAGAGCGCGGCCCGGCGCATCCGCCGGGCCAAGGCGGAAGGGAAACGCATCGTCGCCGTGGGCTCCACGAGCACGCGCACGCTGGAGAGCGTCGTTGCGCGCAAGGGCAGGGCGGCGGCGGACGCCGGCATCACGCGCCTGTTCATCACCGCCGGCTACCGCTTCCGCGCCATCGACGCTCTTGTCACCAACTTCCACCTGCCGCGCTCCACGCCCCTGGCCATGGTGGCGGCCCTGGCGGGACTGGACTTGGTGCGCAGCGCTTACGCAGAGGCCGTCGCCGAGGGCTACCGGTTTTACAGCTATGGCGACGCCATGCTGATCCTGTAGAAAGAGGCGGGACCGGCCTCCACCGCCGCTCCATTTCACCATGCAATTCACCGTCACTCACACCGACCCGTCCAGCGAGGCGCGCACCGGCGTCCTCGAGACCGCCCATGGCGTGGTGGAGACGCCGGCCTTCATGCCGGTGGGCACCCGCGGTTCGGTCAAGGCCCTCTCTCCACGGGATCTCCGGGAGGTGTCGAGCCAGATCATCCTGTGCAACACCTACCACCTGTACATGCGCCCGGGGGAGGAGCTGATCCGGGATCTGGGCGGGCTGCACGCGTTCATGGGCTGGGACGGGCCGATCCTCACCGACAGCGGCGGCTACCAGGTGTTGAGCCTGGCGGCCATGCGCAAGATCACCGAGGAAGGGGTGTCGTT
The sequence above is a segment of the Deltaproteobacteria bacterium genome. Coding sequences within it:
- the queA gene encoding tRNA preQ1(34) S-adenosylmethionine ribosyltransferase-isomerase QueA; this encodes MLLEELAYDLPESLISAYPAEDRVSARLMVVDRRSGAITHSRFASLGDFLSPGDLLVLNDSKVIPARLEGRKDSGGRATVLLVEPFDAEQGLWLALVDASKKPRLGSRILFSDKVEATVLGDLGAGRYGLRFEHPGVFTDMLEEIGAPPLPHYIERLRRVEEKDRESYQTVYAAAPGSVAAPTAGLHFTRELLEELAGGGIDNVTVTLHVGLGTFRPVREAVVENHRMDGEWYTLSESAARRIRRAKAEGKRIVAVGSTSTRTLESVVARKGRAAADAGITRLFITAGYRFRAIDALVTNFHLPRSTPLAMVAALAGLDLVRSAYAEAVAEGYRFYSYGDAMLIL